The Streptomyces sp. NBC_00670 genome window below encodes:
- a CDS encoding ATP-binding protein, whose amino-acid sequence MGRGTLRIYLGAAPGVGKTYAMLCEARRRVGRGTDCVVGYVEHHGRPRTEALLRGLEEVPRRELEYRGGVFTEMDVDAVLQRAPAVAMVDELAHTNVPGSRNAKRWQDVEELLAAGIDVVSTVNIQHLESLGDVVESITGVRQRETVPDEFVRRADQVELVDMSPQALRRRMAHGNIYQPDKVDAALSHHFRPGNLTALRELALLWVADRVDEYLTQYRSEHRVSTIWGSRERIVVGLTGGPEGRTLIRRAARLAEKGAGGEVLAVYVARSDGLTSASPKELAVQRTLVEDLGGTFHHVVGDDIPAALLDFARGANATQIVLGSSRRKTWQYVLGPGVGTTVARDCGPDLDVHIVTHDEVAKGRGLPAARGARLGRTRIIAGWATGVAGPVVLALLLNTVDLGLANDMLLFLALTVAAALLGGLLPALASAALGSVLLNYFYTPPLHRFTIADPKNIVAILIFVGVAVAVASVVDLAARRTHQAARLRAESEILSFLAGSVLRGETSLEALLERVRETFAMESAALLERAGGVAPWTCAGAVGPGTRVARPEDADVDVPVGDHMALALSGRVLPASDRRVLAAFAAQAAVVLDRQRLRQAAEQARTLAEGNRIRTALLAAVSHDLRTPLAGIKAAVSSLRSDDVAWSEEDRAELLEGIEEGADRLDHLVGNLLDMSRLQTGTVTPLIREIDVDEVVPMALGGVPEDSVELDVPETLPMVAVDPGLLERSVANLVENAVKYGPPGTPVLVAASALADRVEVRVVDRGPGVPDEAKERIFEPFQRYGDAPRGSGVGLGLAVARGFAEAMGGTLTAEDTPGGGLTMVLTLRAAGHETEPSEAVALAATDPAATGPARPAGSGPLALPERQAS is encoded by the coding sequence ATGGGACGCGGCACACTACGGATCTATCTCGGGGCGGCACCGGGCGTCGGCAAGACCTACGCCATGCTCTGCGAGGCCCGCCGCCGGGTCGGACGCGGCACAGACTGCGTCGTCGGCTACGTCGAACACCACGGCCGCCCGCGCACCGAGGCGCTGCTGCGCGGCCTGGAGGAGGTGCCGCGCCGGGAGCTGGAGTACCGCGGCGGCGTCTTCACCGAGATGGACGTCGACGCCGTGCTGCAGCGCGCCCCCGCCGTCGCCATGGTCGACGAGCTCGCGCACACCAACGTCCCCGGCTCGCGCAACGCCAAGCGCTGGCAGGACGTGGAGGAACTGCTGGCCGCCGGGATCGACGTCGTCTCCACCGTCAACATCCAGCACCTGGAATCACTCGGCGACGTCGTCGAGTCGATCACGGGGGTGCGGCAGCGGGAGACCGTCCCCGACGAGTTCGTGCGCCGCGCCGACCAGGTCGAGCTGGTCGACATGTCGCCCCAGGCGCTGCGCCGCCGCATGGCGCACGGCAACATCTACCAGCCGGACAAGGTCGACGCCGCCCTCTCGCACCACTTCCGCCCCGGCAACCTCACCGCCCTGCGCGAGTTGGCCCTGCTGTGGGTCGCCGACCGGGTCGACGAATACCTCACCCAGTACCGCAGCGAGCACCGGGTCTCGACGATATGGGGCTCCCGGGAGCGGATCGTCGTCGGGCTGACCGGCGGACCCGAGGGCCGCACCCTGATCCGCCGGGCCGCGCGACTCGCCGAGAAGGGGGCCGGCGGCGAGGTGCTCGCCGTCTACGTCGCCCGCAGCGACGGGCTGACCTCCGCCTCGCCCAAGGAACTCGCGGTCCAGCGCACCCTCGTCGAGGATCTCGGCGGCACCTTCCACCATGTGGTGGGCGACGACATCCCCGCCGCCCTGCTCGACTTCGCGCGCGGCGCCAACGCCACGCAGATCGTGCTCGGCTCCTCGCGCCGCAAGACCTGGCAGTACGTCCTCGGCCCCGGCGTGGGCACCACGGTGGCCCGCGACTGCGGGCCCGACCTGGACGTGCACATCGTCACCCACGACGAGGTCGCCAAGGGACGCGGACTGCCCGCCGCCCGCGGCGCCCGGCTCGGCCGTACCCGGATCATCGCGGGCTGGGCCACCGGCGTCGCCGGCCCGGTCGTCCTCGCCCTGCTGCTCAACACCGTCGACCTCGGCCTCGCCAACGACATGCTGCTGTTCCTGGCGCTGACGGTGGCCGCCGCCCTGCTCGGCGGGCTGCTCCCGGCGCTCGCCTCCGCGGCGCTCGGCTCGGTGCTCCTCAACTACTTCTACACACCCCCGCTGCACCGCTTCACCATCGCCGACCCCAAGAACATCGTCGCCATCCTGATCTTCGTCGGGGTCGCCGTCGCGGTCGCCTCCGTCGTCGACCTCGCCGCCCGGCGCACCCACCAGGCGGCCCGGCTGCGCGCCGAGTCGGAGATACTCTCCTTCCTCGCGGGCAGCGTGCTGCGCGGGGAGACCAGCCTGGAGGCGCTCCTGGAGCGGGTCCGGGAGACCTTCGCCATGGAGTCGGCGGCGCTGCTGGAACGCGCCGGGGGCGTGGCCCCGTGGACCTGCGCGGGCGCGGTGGGTCCCGGCACGCGCGTGGCGCGGCCCGAGGACGCCGACGTGGACGTGCCCGTCGGCGACCACATGGCGCTGGCGCTGTCCGGGCGGGTGCTGCCCGCCTCCGACCGCCGGGTGCTGGCCGCGTTCGCCGCGCAGGCCGCGGTCGTCCTGGACCGGCAGCGGCTGCGGCAGGCCGCCGAACAGGCCCGGACGCTGGCCGAGGGCAACCGCATCCGCACCGCGCTGCTCGCCGCCGTCAGCCACGACCTGCGCACCCCGCTCGCCGGGATCAAGGCGGCGGTCAGCTCGCTGCGCTCGGACGACGTGGCCTGGTCGGAGGAGGACCGGGCGGAGCTTCTGGAGGGCATCGAGGAGGGCGCCGACCGGCTCGACCACCTGGTGGGCAATCTGCTCGACATGTCCCGGCTGCAGACCGGCACCGTCACCCCGCTGATCCGCGAGATCGACGTGGACGAGGTGGTGCCGATGGCACTCGGCGGGGTCCCCGAGGACAGCGTGGAACTGGACGTCCCCGAGACGCTGCCCATGGTCGCCGTCGACCCCGGGCTCCTGGAGCGGTCGGTGGCCAACCTCGTCGAGAACGCGGTCAAGTACGGCCCGCCCGGGACACCGGTCCTCGTCGCCGCGAGCGCCCTGGCCGACCGGGTCGAGGTCCGCGTCGTCGACCGCGGACCCGGGGTGCCGGACGAGGCGAAGGAACGCATATTCGAGCCCTTCCAGCGCTACGGGGACGCCCCGCGCGGCTCCGGAGTCGGGCTCGGCCTCGCGGTGGCGCGCGGCTTCGCCGAGGCGATGGGCGGCACGCTGACCGCCGAGGACACCCCCGGCGGCGGACTGACGATGGTGCTGACCCTGCGCGCGGCCGGGCACGAGACGGAACCGTCGGAGGCCGTGGCCCTCGCCGCCACCGATCCCGCCGCCACCGGTCCCGCCCGGCCCGCCGGGTCCGGTCCGCTCGCCCTACCGGAGAGGCAGGCCTCATGA
- a CDS encoding response regulator, with translation MTRVLVVDDEPGIVRALVINLKARAYEVDAAHDGATALRLAAARRPDVIVLDLGLPDMDGVEVIKGLRGWTRVPILVLSARHSSDEKVGALDAGADDYVTKPFGMDELLARLRAAVRRAEPTGGGEDDVVVETEGFTVDLAAKKVNRGGRDVRLTPTEWHLLEVLVRSPGRLVGQKQLLREVWGPSYGTETNYLRVYMAQLRRKLETDPSHPRHFITEPGMGYRFEK, from the coding sequence ATGACGCGTGTGCTCGTGGTCGACGACGAGCCGGGGATCGTCCGCGCCCTCGTGATCAACCTCAAGGCGCGCGCCTACGAGGTGGACGCGGCGCACGACGGCGCGACCGCCCTCCGGCTGGCCGCCGCACGCCGCCCCGACGTGATCGTCCTCGACCTGGGCCTGCCCGACATGGACGGCGTCGAGGTCATCAAGGGGCTGCGCGGCTGGACGAGGGTGCCGATCCTGGTGCTCTCCGCCCGCCACTCCTCCGACGAGAAGGTCGGCGCGCTCGACGCCGGCGCCGACGACTACGTCACCAAGCCGTTCGGCATGGACGAACTGCTGGCCCGGCTGCGCGCCGCCGTACGCCGTGCGGAGCCGACCGGGGGCGGCGAGGACGACGTGGTCGTGGAGACCGAGGGGTTCACCGTCGACCTCGCCGCGAAGAAGGTCAACCGCGGCGGCCGGGACGTGCGCCTCACGCCCACCGAGTGGCACCTGCTGGAGGTGCTGGTGCGCAGCCCCGGCCGTCTGGTCGGCCAGAAGCAGCTGCTGCGGGAGGTGTGGGGGCCGTCGTACGGCACGGAGACGAACTACCTGCGCGTGTACATGGCCCAGCTGCGCCGCAAACTGGAGACGGACCCCTCGCATCCGCGGCACTTCATTACCGAACCGGGGATGGGATACCGGTTCGAGAAGTAG
- a CDS encoding OB-fold nucleic acid binding domain-containing protein, giving the protein MSAVPRSEKPVGRFRRMLDRLSSSQEDLESEELREDAETAGCTRIGDCQDRQLVTVTGTLRTVTLRPRAGVPALEAELFDGSAALDVVWLGRRSIVGIEPGRRLIASGRVSMSRGRRVLFNPKYELRPLGRE; this is encoded by the coding sequence ATGAGTGCTGTTCCCCGTTCCGAGAAGCCGGTGGGCCGGTTCCGGCGCATGCTCGACCGGCTCTCCTCGTCCCAGGAGGACCTGGAGTCGGAGGAGCTGCGGGAGGACGCCGAGACCGCGGGCTGCACCCGCATCGGTGACTGCCAGGACCGACAGCTGGTCACCGTTACTGGTACCTTGCGCACGGTCACGCTGCGCCCGCGGGCCGGCGTACCGGCCCTGGAGGCCGAGCTGTTCGACGGCTCCGCCGCGCTGGACGTGGTGTGGCTCGGCAGACGCTCCATCGTCGGGATCGAACCGGGGCGCAGACTGATCGCCTCGGGGCGGGTCTCGATGAGCCGGGGCCGCAGAGTGCTGTTCAACCCGAAATACGAACTGAGACCGCTCGGACGGGAGTAG
- a CDS encoding DUF3159 domain-containing protein, with the protein MTSLEKPTEDDTAHDSRAVTEAALFEAFGGVRGMVETVLPGLLFVSIFTINKNLHVSAIAALVVSLLLVVVRLVRRDTVKHAFSGVFGVAFGVVFAMMTGNAKDFYLPGMLYTLGLALAYIVTTLAGVPLIGLMLGPVFKENLSWRTRNPGRKKAYAKASWAWGLILLAKCAILFPLYWWADTTQLGWVLIALKIPPFLLAVWLTWVFLAKAPAPIDVFAEMEAEEKAAEERAAEESAS; encoded by the coding sequence GTGACCTCACTCGAGAAGCCGACCGAAGACGACACCGCGCACGATTCGCGCGCGGTCACCGAGGCCGCGCTCTTCGAGGCGTTCGGCGGTGTCCGGGGCATGGTCGAGACGGTGCTGCCGGGGCTGCTCTTCGTCAGCATCTTCACGATCAACAAGAACCTGCACGTGTCGGCGATCGCCGCGCTCGTGGTGTCGCTGCTGCTGGTCGTGGTGCGGCTGGTCCGCCGGGACACGGTCAAGCACGCGTTCAGCGGGGTCTTCGGCGTCGCCTTCGGCGTCGTGTTCGCGATGATGACCGGCAACGCGAAGGACTTCTACCTGCCGGGCATGCTCTACACGCTCGGCCTGGCGCTCGCGTACATCGTGACGACGCTGGCGGGCGTGCCGCTGATCGGCCTGATGCTCGGGCCGGTCTTCAAGGAGAACCTCTCCTGGCGCACGCGCAACCCCGGCCGCAAGAAGGCGTACGCGAAGGCGAGCTGGGCGTGGGGCCTGATCCTGCTCGCCAAGTGCGCGATCCTCTTCCCGCTGTACTGGTGGGCGGACACGACGCAGCTCGGCTGGGTCCTGATCGCCCTGAAGATCCCCCCGTTCCTGCTCGCGGTCTGGCTGACATGGGTCTTCCTGGCGAAGGCGCCCGCGCCGATCGACGTCTTCGCGGAGATGGAGGCGGAGGAGAAGGCGGCGGAGGAGAGGGCGGCGGAGGAGAGCGCCTCATAA
- a CDS encoding potassium channel family protein, whose translation MRVAIAGAGAVGRSIAGELLENGHEVLLIDKAPTAISVERVPQAEWLLADACEITSLDEAALQRCNVVIAATGDDKVNLVVSLLAKTEYGVPRVVARVNNPKNEWLFNEAWGVDVAVSTPRLMSALVEEAVSVGDLVRLLRFSHGDANLVELTLPPESALAGTQVGEVRWPEDTSLVTIIRGTRVLTPSPEDALEVGDELLFVAAQAREEQLEDLLSVRREDAVG comes from the coding sequence ATGAGGGTCGCCATTGCCGGGGCCGGTGCGGTGGGCCGCTCGATCGCGGGCGAGCTGCTGGAGAACGGCCACGAGGTACTGCTGATCGACAAGGCGCCGACCGCGATCTCGGTGGAGCGGGTACCGCAGGCGGAGTGGCTGCTGGCCGACGCGTGCGAGATCACGTCGCTGGACGAGGCCGCACTGCAGCGCTGCAACGTCGTCATCGCGGCGACGGGCGACGACAAGGTCAACCTCGTCGTGTCGCTGCTCGCGAAGACGGAGTACGGGGTGCCGCGGGTCGTCGCCCGGGTGAACAACCCGAAGAACGAGTGGCTGTTCAACGAGGCGTGGGGCGTCGACGTCGCCGTGTCCACGCCGCGGTTGATGTCCGCGCTGGTGGAGGAGGCGGTGAGCGTCGGGGATCTCGTACGGCTGCTGCGCTTCAGCCACGGTGACGCGAACCTGGTGGAGCTGACGCTGCCGCCGGAGTCGGCGCTGGCGGGGACGCAGGTGGGCGAGGTGCGGTGGCCCGAGGACACGTCGCTGGTGACGATCATCCGGGGGACGCGGGTGCTGACGCCGTCGCCGGAGGACGCGCTGGAGGTGGGTGACGAGCTGCTGTTCGTCGCGGCGCAGGCACGGGAGGAGCAGCTGGAGGATCTGCTGTCGGTACGGCGGGAGGACGCGGTCGGCTGA
- a CDS encoding potassium channel family protein, whose translation MHIVIMGCGRVGSALAQTLEQQGHTVAVIDQDPTAFRRLGSGFGGRRVTGVGFDQDTLREAGIEEAGAFAAVSSGDNSNIIAARVAREMFGIENVAARIYDPRRAEVYQRLGIPTVATVRWTADQMLRRLLPSGAEPLWRDPTGGVQLAEVHASPAWVGEKISRLQEETGVRVAFLTRLGEAMLPSSQTVLQEGDLVHVMMRTDDVEKVEATFAEGPEKEAGH comes from the coding sequence GTGCACATCGTGATCATGGGCTGCGGCAGAGTGGGTTCCGCTCTCGCCCAGACCCTGGAGCAGCAGGGGCACACGGTCGCCGTGATCGACCAGGACCCCACCGCCTTCCGCCGGCTCGGCTCCGGGTTCGGTGGCCGGCGCGTCACCGGGGTCGGCTTCGACCAGGACACCCTGCGCGAGGCGGGCATCGAGGAGGCGGGCGCCTTCGCCGCGGTCTCCAGCGGCGACAACTCCAACATCATCGCCGCCCGGGTGGCGCGCGAGATGTTCGGCATCGAGAACGTGGCGGCGCGGATCTACGATCCCCGGCGCGCCGAGGTCTACCAGCGGCTCGGCATCCCGACCGTGGCGACCGTGCGCTGGACCGCCGACCAGATGCTGCGCCGGCTGCTGCCCTCGGGCGCCGAGCCGCTGTGGCGGGACCCCACCGGCGGGGTGCAGCTCGCCGAGGTGCACGCCTCCCCGGCCTGGGTGGGCGAGAAGATCAGCCGGCTGCAGGAGGAGACCGGGGTCCGGGTGGCGTTCCTCACCCGGCTGGGCGAGGCGATGCTGCCCTCCTCCCAGACGGTGTTGCAGGAGGGCGACCTGGTGCACGTGATGATGCGCACGGACGACGTCGAGAAGGTCGAGGCGACGTTCGCCGAGGGCCCTGAGAAGGAGGCCGGTCACTGA
- a CDS encoding lysophospholipid acyltransferase family protein, with protein sequence MTGDNPSGAAEEEARTAAGTDAESEPSLTAELLREFLAAGTDALARLTSDDGAVDDFGFDPDLTDELILPLLRPLYEKYFRVDVEGLEHVPAEGGALVVANHSGTLPLDALMLQVALRDHHPAHRRLRLLAADLAFELPLVRDVARKAGHVRACRANALRLLGAGDLVGVMPEGYKGLGKPYEERYRLRRFGRGGFAAVALRSGRPMVPCAIVGAEETYPMIGESRTLARMLNLPYFPITPTFPLLGVLGLVPLPSKWTIRFGAPITVDDFPADAADDPRTVEKLAREVKDTIQHSLNELRADRQSPFG encoded by the coding sequence GTGACTGGAGACAATCCGTCCGGAGCCGCAGAGGAAGAGGCACGCACAGCGGCAGGCACCGATGCGGAGTCCGAGCCCTCGCTCACCGCCGAGCTGCTGCGCGAGTTCCTCGCCGCCGGCACCGACGCGCTGGCCCGGCTGACCTCCGACGACGGCGCCGTCGACGACTTCGGCTTCGACCCCGACCTCACCGACGAGCTGATCCTGCCCCTGCTCAGGCCGCTGTACGAGAAGTACTTCCGGGTCGACGTCGAGGGCCTGGAGCACGTCCCGGCCGAGGGCGGCGCGCTCGTCGTCGCCAACCACTCCGGCACGCTGCCGCTGGACGCGCTGATGCTCCAGGTCGCCCTGCGCGACCACCACCCCGCCCACCGCCGGCTGCGGCTGCTCGCCGCCGACCTCGCCTTCGAACTGCCGCTCGTCCGCGACGTCGCCCGCAAGGCCGGCCACGTCCGCGCCTGCCGGGCCAACGCGCTGCGGCTGCTCGGCGCGGGTGACCTGGTCGGCGTCATGCCCGAGGGCTACAAGGGCCTCGGCAAGCCGTACGAGGAGCGTTACCGGCTGCGCCGCTTCGGCCGGGGCGGCTTCGCCGCGGTGGCGCTGCGCTCGGGCCGCCCCATGGTGCCGTGCGCGATCGTCGGCGCCGAGGAGACGTACCCGATGATCGGCGAGTCCCGCACCCTCGCGCGCATGCTGAACCTGCCGTACTTCCCGATCACGCCCACGTTCCCGCTGCTCGGCGTGCTCGGCCTCGTCCCGCTGCCGAGCAAGTGGACCATCCGCTTCGGCGCGCCGATCACCGTGGACGACTTTCCCGCGGACGCCGCCGACGACCCGCGCACGGTCGAGAAGCTCGCCCGCGAGGTGAAGGACACCATCCAGCACTCCCTGAACGAGCTGCGCGCGGACCGGCAGTCGCCCTTCGGCTGA
- a CDS encoding APC family permease encodes MSKLTDVPKRILIGRALRSDRLGETLLPKRIALPVFASDPLSSVAYAPGEVLLVLSIAGVSSYHFSPWIAVAVVVLMFTVVASYRQNVHAYPSGGGDYEVATTNLGPKAGLTVASALLVDYVLTVAVSIASGIENLGSAIPFVVEHKVICAVAVVILLTLMNLRGVKESGKLFAIPTYVFVGGVFIMIVWGAFRGLVMGDTMRAPTAGFHIKAEHQGLSGFALVFLLLRAFSSGCAALTGVEAISNGVPAFRKPKSKNAATTLAMMGLLAVTMFCGIIALAMVTKVRMAENPAADLIRGGSPVGSSFVQDPVISQVAEAVFGNGSFLFVVLAAATALVLFLAANTAYNGFPLLGSILAQDRYLPRQLHTRGDRLAFSNGIVLLAGAATLLLIIYGADSTRLIQLYIVGVFVSFTLSQTGMVRHWNRHLRTEKDPAKRRHMIRSRAINTFGAFFTGLVLVVVLATKFSHGAWVALLGMCIFYATMTAIRKHYDRVADEIAAPEDEVPSDDMVRPSRVHSVVLISKIHRPTLRALAYAKLLRADSLEALSVNVDAAETKALRAEWERRGIDVPLKVLDSPYREVTRPVIDYVKSLRKESPRDAVSVIIPEYVVGHWYEHLLHNQSALRLKGRLLFTPGVMVTSVPYQLQSSEAAKLRARRRQEWNAPGAVRRGPAEHRDHHHHRESSAKG; translated from the coding sequence GTGTCCAAACTGACCGACGTGCCCAAACGCATCCTCATCGGGCGCGCACTGCGCAGCGACCGGCTCGGAGAGACGCTCCTGCCGAAACGCATCGCACTCCCCGTCTTCGCCTCCGACCCGCTCTCCTCCGTCGCCTATGCGCCGGGGGAGGTGCTGCTGGTCCTCTCCATCGCGGGCGTGTCGTCGTACCACTTCAGTCCCTGGATCGCGGTCGCGGTCGTCGTACTGATGTTCACCGTGGTCGCCTCGTACCGGCAGAACGTGCACGCGTACCCCAGCGGCGGCGGCGACTACGAGGTGGCCACCACCAACCTCGGCCCCAAGGCCGGTCTGACCGTCGCCAGCGCGCTGCTCGTCGACTACGTCCTCACGGTCGCCGTGTCGATCGCCTCCGGCATCGAGAACCTCGGCTCCGCGATCCCGTTCGTCGTCGAGCACAAGGTGATCTGCGCGGTCGCGGTGGTGATCCTGCTGACGCTGATGAACCTGCGCGGGGTGAAGGAGTCGGGCAAGCTCTTCGCGATCCCGACGTACGTCTTCGTCGGCGGCGTCTTCATCATGATCGTGTGGGGTGCGTTCCGGGGCCTGGTCATGGGCGACACGATGCGGGCGCCGACAGCCGGTTTCCACATCAAGGCCGAGCACCAGGGCCTTTCCGGATTCGCCCTGGTCTTCCTGCTGCTGCGGGCCTTCTCCTCCGGCTGTGCGGCGCTCACCGGCGTCGAGGCCATCTCCAACGGCGTCCCCGCCTTCCGCAAGCCGAAGTCGAAGAACGCCGCGACGACGCTCGCGATGATGGGCCTGCTCGCGGTCACCATGTTCTGCGGAATCATCGCGCTCGCCATGGTCACCAAGGTGCGCATGGCAGAGAACCCCGCCGCCGACCTGATCCGGGGCGGCTCGCCGGTCGGCTCCTCCTTCGTGCAGGACCCGGTGATCTCGCAGGTCGCCGAGGCCGTCTTCGGCAACGGCAGCTTCCTGTTCGTCGTACTGGCGGCGGCCACCGCGCTGGTGCTGTTCCTCGCCGCGAACACCGCGTACAACGGCTTCCCGCTGCTCGGCTCGATCCTCGCGCAGGACCGTTACCTCCCGCGCCAGCTGCACACCCGCGGCGACCGGCTCGCCTTCTCCAACGGCATCGTGCTGCTCGCGGGCGCGGCGACACTGCTGCTGATCATCTACGGGGCCGACTCGACCCGGCTGATCCAGCTCTACATCGTCGGCGTCTTCGTCTCCTTCACGCTCAGCCAGACCGGCATGGTCCGGCACTGGAACCGGCACCTGCGCACGGAGAAGGACCCGGCCAAGCGGCGCCACATGATCCGCTCCCGCGCGATCAACACCTTCGGCGCGTTCTTCACCGGCCTGGTGCTCGTCGTCGTCCTGGCCACCAAGTTCAGCCACGGCGCCTGGGTCGCGCTGCTCGGCATGTGCATCTTCTACGCGACGATGACGGCGATCCGTAAGCACTACGACCGGGTCGCCGACGAGATCGCCGCCCCCGAGGACGAGGTGCCCAGCGACGACATGGTGCGGCCCTCCCGCGTCCACTCCGTCGTCCTCATCTCCAAGATCCACCGGCCCACGCTGCGTGCCCTGGCCTACGCCAAGCTGCTGCGCGCCGACAGCCTGGAGGCGCTCAGCGTCAACGTCGACGCGGCGGAGACCAAGGCGCTGCGCGCGGAGTGGGAGCGGCGCGGGATCGACGTGCCGCTGAAGGTCCTCGACTCGCCCTACCGCGAGGTCACCCGGCCGGTCATCGACTATGTCAAGAGTCTGCGCAAGGAGTCCCCGCGCGACGCGGTGTCGGTGATCATCCCGGAGTACGTGGTGGGCCACTGGTACGAGCACCTGCTGCACAACCAGAGCGCGCTGCGGCTGAAGGGCCGGCTGCTGTTCACGCCGGGGGTCATGGTGACCTCGGTGCCGTACCAGCTGCAGTCCTCCGAGGCGGCGAAGCTGCGGGCGCGCAGGCGCCAGGAGTGGAACGCGCCGGGCGCGGTGCGCCGCGGCCCCGCGGAGCACCGGGATCATCACCATCACCGGGAGTCGAGCGCGAAGGGCTGA
- a CDS encoding class I SAM-dependent RNA methyltransferase — translation MQAEPRKSLVGQEYEVEVGPVAHGGHCIARTSEGQVLFVRHTLPGERVVARVTEGEEGARFLRADAVSVIEASKDRIDAPCPYAGPGRCGGCDWQHAKPGAQRRLKADVIAEQLQRLAGLTPEEAGWDGTVLPAEGDKLPAGEVPAWRTRVSYAVDPSGRAGLRRHRSHEVEPIEHCLIAAPGVSELGIERRQWPGMDSVEAIAATGSQDRQVVLTPKPGARLPLVELDRPVSVLRVDERSGGVHRVHGRPFVRERADDRTHRVGAGGFWQVHPKAADTLVAAVMQGLLPRKGDTALDLYCGVGLFAGALADRVGEKGAVLGIESGKRAVEDARHNLAGFDRVRIEQGKVESALPRTGITEADLIVLDPPRAGAGRKTVQHLSALGARRIAYVACDPAALARDLAYFREGGYRVRSLRAFDLFPMTHHVECVAILEPATKPA, via the coding sequence ATGCAGGCAGAACCGAGGAAGTCGCTGGTGGGACAGGAGTACGAGGTCGAGGTCGGCCCCGTCGCCCACGGCGGCCACTGCATCGCACGCACGTCCGAGGGCCAGGTCCTCTTCGTGCGGCACACGCTTCCCGGTGAGCGCGTGGTGGCCCGGGTGACCGAGGGGGAGGAGGGCGCCCGCTTCCTGCGCGCGGACGCGGTGAGCGTCATCGAGGCGTCCAAGGACCGCATCGACGCCCCCTGCCCGTACGCCGGCCCCGGCCGCTGCGGCGGCTGCGACTGGCAGCACGCCAAGCCGGGCGCCCAGCGGCGGCTCAAGGCGGACGTCATCGCCGAACAGCTCCAGCGGCTGGCCGGACTCACCCCCGAGGAGGCCGGCTGGGACGGCACGGTGCTGCCCGCGGAGGGCGACAAGCTCCCCGCGGGTGAGGTCCCGGCCTGGCGCACCCGCGTGAGCTACGCGGTGGACCCCTCGGGCCGCGCGGGCCTGCGCCGGCACCGCTCGCACGAGGTGGAGCCGATCGAGCACTGCCTGATCGCCGCGCCCGGCGTGAGCGAACTGGGGATCGAGCGCCGGCAGTGGCCCGGCATGGACTCCGTCGAGGCGATCGCGGCGACCGGCTCCCAGGACCGCCAGGTCGTCCTCACCCCGAAGCCGGGCGCGCGGCTGCCCCTGGTGGAGCTGGACCGCCCGGTCTCCGTCCTCCGGGTCGACGAGCGCTCCGGGGGCGTGCACCGGGTCCACGGCCGCCCCTTCGTGCGCGAACGCGCCGACGACCGTACCCACCGGGTGGGCGCCGGCGGCTTCTGGCAGGTCCACCCCAAGGCCGCCGACACGCTCGTCGCGGCGGTGATGCAGGGCCTCCTCCCGCGCAAGGGCGACACCGCGCTCGACCTGTACTGCGGGGTCGGCCTCTTCGCGGGCGCGCTGGCCGACCGGGTCGGCGAGAAGGGCGCGGTCCTCGGCATCGAGTCCGGCAAGCGCGCGGTGGAGGACGCCCGGCACAACCTCGCCGGCTTCGACCGCGTCCGCATCGAACAGGGCAAGGTCGAGTCCGCGCTCCCGCGCACGGGCATCACCGAGGCCGACCTCATCGTCCTCGACCCGCCCCGCGCGGGCGCCGGCCGCAAGACGGTGCAGCACCTCTCCGCCCTCGGCGCCCGCCGCATCGCCTACGTCGCCTGCGACCCCGCTGCCCTCGCCCGCGACCTGGCGTACTTCCGCGAGGGCGGCTACCGGGTGCGCTCACTGCGGGCGTTCGACCTGTTCCCGATGACGCATCACGTGGAGTGCGTGGCGATCCTCGAGCCTGCTACGAAGCCTGCGTGA